The genomic segment CAGACCACAGCCTCTGCAGCAAATCTTGAGGGAGGGACGGATCCAGGTGCTAAGCAGCCCCCAAAATGAGACACGGCTTGATTAATGAAGGCGTCAAAACAGGGTGAGAAGGAGACGAGGGCAGGTGAAAGCGAATGATGTGCTTGAGGTCCTGCGGTTGCTCAGAGATGTTTCAGGGCTATAACCCAGCTCATCCAATTTCTGTTCCCCTCAACAAGTCCCTGGTGAAATCTGTGGTTCTGGTGTAGGGAACCCCCCgttcatgggccatggggacaaggctCATGGCAAACCTTGTCCCGCTCTGACAGCGATTGCATCGGGCCTCTTCCAATGACCATGAGATgaaaggaggagaggggaggatgctgtgggcaagtaaaaatgtaattaatggCCTGTGCTTGGCAAGGCTTGGGCTGCTTTTCAGCAGAGTGTCCTGTGAATGCACACGCGGAGCTACAAGGGGTTCTTGGTTGGTTTGTGACAATGGTACTTGGCAAAAATCTGAAGCCAGACTGCTCTTGGTGACTTGCAGGCGGTGAGGAGCTGTGGGGCGAGGGAAGATCTGGAGAAGCTTAACCTGCCCCTAAATGCAATTGCACCTGGTGATCTCCATCTCTGCTCCCCCGGGACTGGCCCAGCTGGGGAAAACCCCGCGATCTGCGGAGCTGGGAGTGAAGGAGAAGGGGATTAAAGGCTAAATTTAGCTGAGTACAGTAGGAGTTGATTTAACAGATCGATGCATTTAACAGTTTGATTGCTCAAATTTTCAAGGCTATTGAGCTTGAAAGTGAGAGTGCTCTGGGGGAAAAATagctgtgtttgtgtttttgttttggttttcatgtCTTTGAAATTACAATGTCCTCTCTTTTAAGTTTTCCTTTAATGTCATCCTGCCTTTTGTTGAGAAGTTGCTTGTCACAAGATGTAAAATGTGGTCAGTGTTTTACGCTCGCTTCTTTTTTCTCAAAAGGAACCCACCAAACAATTGCCTGTATTGTGGAGATGCTGGTGGAGCAGCGGCGCTGCGGGGGGGTGAGCAGGGACCAACTGACAGCCTCTCCCTTCTTTGACGTTAATCCTTTCACGAttgaagagagaggaaaatgcaCCTAAGCTCCGTGTCACTTCTGAAGAGAGGGTTTGTGGCATTGTGTGCATCGGAAAGCACGGAGCGAGATGGTCCATGGTAATGATGCTCCTGGATTACACAGCTCCTCTGCCCAGCGCCGATGCCCTGGCAGTGGTGTTGGTGTCCCTAGAGCTGTGGGTTAGGGACAGCCCTGCAAGTCATTTGGCTGTTTAGGCTTGGCTCCAAGCTGTCCTCCCTGGCACTGGAGGGTTGCTCGGTGTTTATTCAGCAGTGGATCCAGCTCAGCAGATGGTTTACCTGCAAACCAGGTTGTGCTCAACTGTTTTCCCAGCAATCGCCCCCCTGTTGAAGGTTCCGTGTTTGTCCTGGCATCCAGTCTGCTGATAAAGGTCCCACCTGTGCCCCTGGGGCCGCAGTGCTGAATGACCCAGTTATGATGCATTAGCCCCTTCGTGAGTCCCTTGGATGTGATTGAACCTGGCTCTCTCTTTACAGAGGATCTGCTTGGGCTTCTGAGATTTGCTGCtcatgttgtgtgtgtttgtagggCTGGTGGGGACGGAGGAAGGACAACAAGCAGCTACAGAAAAGGAGCAGATGAGCAGAGATGGAACCGGGGCCAGGATGAGGGTTGTACCCTGGTCAGGGAAGGATAACGGGGTGTTTCATAGAGGCTCCCAGCgctggtggtggtggcagcaagTGTGCGGGTGGGTTCTGTGCTCTCCGGCTCTCCAAGGTGTTGGGGTCTGGGTGTCCCTCTGGGAGCTGCCCTGCAAAGGGACCCGGGAGGGGAGGAATTGGGAGGGGACGCAGGTTCCCATGGGAGCTGGACTGGAGACATCAAGTCCAGGGTGCAGGGATGGGCTTTCCAACCTCCCGGGGGTCAGTCCTGCTGTgtttccccctccttcctcccaggcAACACCCCCAGACTCCAGGCACTTATTTGCCATTCACTTTTACCTCCTCCCCCCAGCATCAATCACCAAGGACAGTAACGAAGAGCCTGGCCCGCTGCGGTTTCCCAAGCGCATCACCATCCAGCTGAGGGCTGGTCTGAGGGTGCTGCAGACCCTTGCACCCCATGTCCCAGCCTGTGGGGAGCCGGGGGACAGCATCACCCGCACGACACGGAGCTGCCCATCACGGAGCCCCTGGACACAGGGGCTGAGCCCAGCTCCGTCCCATCCGCCAGGTAACTGCTGTGGGAAGCActgatttttacttttaaataacTTACACAGAGGGTTATTGCACTTCAATCAAAGCCTCGTTATACCTGGGGTTTTATCATGCTGCTCTGAGCCTTTTCCTCTCCTGGGCTCGAGAGCAGGAGCCCAGACGTCCCCCCCGGCACCGCGCAGCaggtttcctttcccttcccgcaGCAGCCAGTGCCACTTTCCCTGCAATGATCCATCACCGCAAAGCCAGGGCTTCACTCGCTAGCCCAGTGTTGCTCCAAAattctttccccttcctcccacccccccaTTCCAGCGCAGGGTAAAATTGATCAGTGCGTATTTATTGATGGTTTGGACACTCaaaagaaagggggggggggaagagctgTTGCCATAGAAACATCAATAAAGCTCCCGTGATGTGAGCGCTGCGCCTGCATCCCCCGGACCGGCGGCCCTTGGTGGGGTGGGAGTCGAGAGGGGTCagaggtgggtttgggggtgcccggGGTGGAGGGGCTGTGTGGGCTCAGCCACCCCAAGTGCCAGCGGGTCTGTTGGTCACTGCTGTGGTCCCCGCGGTGCGATGGTGACCGCAGCAGAGATGCAGGGGAAGGAAAACACCCATCCTCTTCTTCACCATCCTCGTGCAAGGACCAAATCCCAAATCACCCGTATACTGCAAATCCAGAGTCCCCGTTCTGCACTCGTGGGGCTGTGACCCACACGTAGCTCCCAGGAGGACCCTACACCCCATTACTCCCCTCCAGGCCTGGCCACCCTATGGCTGCTGTTTGCCACCCCCAGTTCGCCCCCATTCTGCCTTCGCTTACCCCCCGCTCCCGCTGCCAGAGCAGCCCGCGCCGCTGCCAGCAGCGCTCTATTAAGCGGCCTGTCTGCATGATGGATATTACAATGCACCTCTTGaagcctgatttttattttttcttttttttccccccaaccaCGTCCTGCCACAGTCTTTGATTCTGAGGGTGCAATTTAGCTCTTGCAAATAATTGCCCTGCTTCGTTTTTGTGCCTGCGATGAAATATTAGCAGTCGTTGGGTGTCTAACTCGCTGTTAGCGCCTGCAAGCCGGGTAGCTGGATCTCTGCAGTGGCAGGTGCAAAAGCGAGCGTGGTTGTTGGCATCGGCAGAGGTAAATCTGCCTGAAGGAGAAGAAGGCAATGGCTGAAGAGTGGGGCTTGTCCTTGCAGCTGAGCTGTTTTTTGGAGCTAGCGATTCCCCAAGCTGCACCGTTGGTGGCAGAGGGGACTGGAGAGCAGGAAGACACTGGGGACATGTTGGTGGCCCCAGGTAGGTGCAGAGGTCCTTGTTTCAGCCCATCTGCACCCCagtttctgcagcagctccagctgggaaGAGGTGGCGATGAGGCCAGGTTAGGAAGGGCCAGGCTTTCAGGCAAGCGCTGGGGTGATGTGACAAGGACGCCGAAGGTCAGTTATCACCATTTCACCCTCACAAGGACTCTGGTGGCACCTGAGGACGGGTCTCGGGGTCTTGGGGCGGTGGGACAGCAGCGGGACTGGTGATGCCAGGGCAGGTTTCTGTGCTCACGCTGGGGATTTCTAAGGACAAGATTTTCTCCAACCCCGCTGCTCTGGCCCGGTTTGCACACAGGAGTTGGCTCTTCTAAGTGGCATCTTGACACTAAGCAGAATTTGCTGCCGGAGGGACTTTTCTGTAACAGGCGGGAGAGCAGCAACTCTGCAGCTCCACAAAGAACTCAGGGAGACTGCTGCTCCctgacagccctgcctgggacaggccatccccaggggactgtcacCACCAGGACTGTTCCCCTGTGACCCTCCAGCCTCACTGCCTGGCTCTGCCTGTCCCAGGGTGACATCCCTGCTCTCAGCCTGCACCGCGCTGACCCGGCACAGGGCGTTGCATGGTGCCCCGGGACAGGCCGCCTGTGATGGGGGAAGGGACATGGTGGCTTCTTTTTAGGGCAGGTACCTCTTCTTCCATTGCACCGGCTGGTAATGGGCGTGTGAGAtctgtggcagggctgtgagTGGAGCAAACGCGATGTCCCCCCTCCCCAAGCCAATCCCAGCAGCAAGCCCCCAATCCCCTTTTGTCCGAGCAAACCCAGGTGAGATGGAACAGAAGGACAGGATGGGGTGACCCGCAGGACATGGGGGGATCGAGTCCAAGTCCTCATCTCCCGAAGCGGAAGGTGAAACCCCCTTTTTTCCTGTTGTAGCCGGTGAGCTCCTCGGCCAGGTCCCCCAGCGTGCCGCTGCGCTTCTCCCCTCCCGCCGGCAGCAGCGGGGACCCCCCCTGCCTGCCCAGCCGCTGCCCGCTGCCCTCCTTGCCGTGGTCCCGCAGCCCCTGGGCGATGCCCAGCAGCCTGCTCAGCccctcgccgccgctccgcgtccctcctgccctccagccGGCACCCGAGTCCTCGGCCACCGCTGGCCAGCTGGGCTTGAGCGCCGTCCCTTCCCTGGGGTCtcccagctcctgccgctcgcTGCGGGGGAAGCAGGTCCCCAGGCTCAGGAGGAAGAGGCAGGACAGCGAGTAGGGTGCTCTCATCtggggggagcagaggaagggaaagacaCGTAGGTAAACCACAGGGCATCGTCGGGCAGCAGTTAAAGCAGCAGCATGGACATGTGGGTGCAGAATCAAAGaatcagagaacagtttgggctgaagggaccttcccagctcccccagtgccacccctgcc from the Patagioenas fasciata isolate bPatFas1 chromosome 20, bPatFas1.hap1, whole genome shotgun sequence genome contains:
- the QRFP gene encoding orexigenic neuropeptide QRFP, giving the protein MRAPYSLSCLFLLSLGTCFPRSERQELGDPREGTALKPSWPAVAEDSGAGWRAGGTRSGGEGLSRLLGIAQGLRDHGKEGSGQRLGRQGGSPLLPAGGEKRSGTLGDLAEELTGYNRKKGGFTFRFGR